The Nicotiana tabacum cultivar K326 chromosome 5, ASM71507v2, whole genome shotgun sequence sequence ATTGGTAACACTCGCAAAGAGGAGGACGTAGTAACTCTGATCCATGGCGGGCGTTATCCCAATATTTGCGGGAGATAACTCCTGATGACGTTGAGGACGAGCACGTTGTGGAAACAGTTAGGATCTTGAGGGAGCAATAAAAGGCCATCATGGGCCATCTCTCAATGCAAGACCATGCCATGGCGAAACTGAAGCAGACATTGTCAGGCCCCTCCAACAATGCGAATGTAAAAGGCCCTATTCCTCCGGACGCTCCCGTAAATCAAATAGCTCAAAGGGTTGATAACAACACCCTGACGGGAGAAGTTGGCTTCAACGGAATCGGGGGAGGGTCGGCAACAGATCCGATAACAACAACGTCAATGATTCCTTCCAAATCGAGATCATGAAATTCATGAGGGAAACAAACAAGCGGATGGATCAGAACGCGAAAGAATTCCACGTCCGAATGGACCAAATTCCTGACGTACCACCAGTATTGAAGGGGCCAAACTCAAAGAAGTACACACAATTGCCGTTCAAAACGAGCGCAACACCAGAATTGATTACAAAGTTCAAAATGTCCAACGTACCGAAATATGATGAGACTTCAGACAAGCACATCACAACTTATATAACGGCGGTGAAAGGAAACAGCTTGGCTCAACATGAAATTGAGTCTGTCCTGTTGAAGAATTCGGAGAAACCTTCACGAGGGGGGCCTTGACATGGTATTCATTCCTACCCGAGCACTCGTTCGATTCCTTTGAAATGCGCACatattctttcatcaaggctcatcTAGGGGCCAGGAAGGTCCATGCCAAGAAGGCGAATATATTCAGAATTTTGCTAGGAGAGTCTGAAATAATGCGCGAGTCAGAATATCTAAGCAGTGACATGATTATCTCTTGAATTAGAAAAATATGCTTCATATCTTTCGACTGTTTGATATCCGTTGTTCATGAGGATCTTTACTGTTGCACTTCCAAGTTTTGTTATTATGTCTGTGTTGTGAGTATCTTGATGCTTATAGCCTAGCCACTagttcttcgaggttagacttgacacttactaggtactatctgtggtgtactcatactatgcgtttgcacatctttttgtgcagatcctcaGGCGGGTTCCAGCGGAACCACTTGTTGAGCCTAGGGGATTACTTAGAGACTTAAGGCGAGCTGCACCTCATGGATTCGTATTGCAGTGCCCATGTCCATATCCTTATTTATCTCCTGTCGATTTTCTTTCTCTCAGACAATTTCGATTATGTATTCAAACTTGTACTTATTCAATagttgctcgtgtacttgtgTCATGTAATTTTTGGGGTTGTACTGTTTTGGTCATGTTTGGACCATATTATGCTTTTTAAGATTATTCCtgtctttatttatgatatgaCTTTGTTAACTAAAGGAATTTGGTTTATATTTTGTTGATTGTAAGTTGGCTTGCCATGTACgactaggcgccatcacggtctgagctggaattttggatcgtgacacattCCATCCCCCTAGTCCAGGCCCGTTAGTCTCGCCCATCCCAATTCCCCACCTTTCCCCGCCCCCATCCCATCCCATCCCATCCTATCTCGTCCCCTCTAACACCCTTAGTTGGGACTGAAGAAGGAGAGTCCGGaacctaaatattatttttttggactcAAATTACCTTAATAggtgtttaaaaaaaatacatttctaTATATAGCGTGCAAATACAAGACGTTATACATTAACGGTAACGTCTGCCGTTAAGTTATAGCGTCTTGTATTCATACACTATACATATAgcaccaaaaaaaaaatgctaTACCCTGAATATGGACTCACCAATAAGTGAACTGGCAAACACAATAATTTAAATGTGTATAGCGTATATTTAAAGAACGCTATACGGCAAAAAATTTCCATATCCCGGGCTAGCCATTTCTTATATAAATTGGTTAGGATTTTAGGAAAATTCGTTCACATAAAATTCTAAGTCCCGTTCAATTTTTTCTTGTTGTTAAATTCTGAAGCATTTTTATcgtaatgtctgaagagcgtaaAATAAGAGTTTCACTATATTGggaggggggtgaggttgtgatggagaataactctgtgaggtatagtttatctccacagggTCATGTTAAATTaccacttacaatagagtacgataaattgatgtcgttgttatgcaaaaaaatgggtgtgaggaaacgttcagtgacacttaaagtaaccgaaagatatccgtattccgtcactccgcaaggggctgctttttactcggagttaaacatctacgatgatgaaactttgagggattttcTGAGGACTCCGAATGAATAGCGGGAATATCTTGTAATAAATATGTTGGATATGTACGTCAAAGTCGAAGACGTTCCAAACAATGAGGTTGTCGGACAGGTTccggataacccccagtcatcgggtggctATAATGGTATATATAACAACCTAccattataaaaaatacttaaactacaaGGATTCTACGCTAAAATACTATACAGTTTACTACGCTAAAAgtttctacattttactacgctaataaATAAACTAAATATAAACAACAAATACATTTTAATCACATAACATTAACAAAAATACATATAACATACTAATTtcgcaaataaaacacaaaacgacATGGAAACACTAATATCTAAATTCGGatattaacataaaaaattaaatcttaattttacatttttttagaaCACTAATATCTAAGTCCGGATAAATATAACATACTAGTTtcgcaaataaaacacaaaacgacatggaaacacattcaatAGGTAGtgatatacattattatacaagtttggagataaaataaatcgaaataccttgATGTAGTAAGTGTTTTGTGTGAAAATTTGAAGACGAAGGACTTAAACCACAATAATACAATGCTCTACTACGATGTGGGATCTACGTTCTTAACCTTTTGTGTGACGGGAGaggcccaatttttttttttaagaacgGGCACTGGGGGGGACCAGAAACAGtgggatttaaaaaaaaatggggaAAAGGGTGGTCGGGGAAGACGACGAAGGGCAGTATTTAAATGGGGGTATAGCGTATGAAAAGAAAACGCTATATATAACGTACAATAACAAGACACTATATATGACAGTCAAATCGTCAGGCCATATAGCGTGCAATTACAAcacgctataccttaacgacaaAAGttaccgttaaggtatagcgtatTGTAATTGCACACTATATATAGATATGTTTTTTTTAACACCTGTTAAGGTaatttgagtaaaaaaaaaaataatatttaggttCCGGACTCGGATAACAATAGCTAAGTGATTTAACTCAAAAAAGGAGCTTATTTGGAACAAACATAATGATCTATGAAGTATACAAATATTTTGACTCCAACAGTTTTGCTAGCAACATCCAAGTAGTTGTGATCTGCCATAAGAGAAGTAAAACATAATCTTCAGCAACTTCCACAAAGCTATTCGCCAACCCACATCTTGAATTAGTGGTCCAAAATCATACTAGCATAACTACTGAATTCCAGAAAATATATTTAGAACAAAGAGAATATTTAGTCGCATAAGTTCATGTATTTTGCCAAGTTTTTCCCTATGAACGAGTAGACACTAGTACTAAGACGTTCGGTGCAGTTTTAATTCAAGTGCAAACCAAAATATAGCAAAGTCCACCGTCTAGATTAAGAAAAGCTTGATATGAAGACAGATGTAAATGCCACTTCAAAAGGGGGTAAATGATTAGTCACCCAGCAAGAATAAACAGAAAGCAGGGAAAATTGCAATTAAAGAGTAACCGAATACTAGAAAGTAGGCAAGTCCTACCTAGTGGCTAGCGACTCCATAGTTGATCAGAAAAGTTTATTCTACTGTCACACTCAGCATTATAGATAGCAGAAATTCATGTGTCACATTTCATATGATTTGCCCCTTTTTAAGCAAAATAGTTTCACCAACTCACTATACTTAATCACTAAGCAAAAACTACAAATATaggaattgaacttttagagtaATAGTACCAATAAATCTACGTACCTTACACGGGAAAGATTGATTTAATAATAACATTCAGACCATCTAACTGGAAAATAACTTCTGGTGCTGGCcaataaaaatgtcaaaaataacaAAACTAATGGAATAAATGGCCAATACAAAGACCTAACATACAGGTAGTAGACACATATATTCCTCCTCTTTTCTCTAACTTTTAAAGAAAATGGTAAAGAGAAAAATCCCATTTTCCTCTTTTCTTGAAATTCGAGAAACAAAATAGTGGAACTTTTCTTTCACACTTTCGGACTCCAAAGATTCCACAAACGCGAATTAAATAACCCTAACACGTCCGGCAACACCTTTCTAGCTAAACCCTTATGGCCGCCATTCGCCGCCGTTCCACGCGTCAGTACTGTAGTTTCCGGCAACGGCACCGCCACATCCTTCACCTGCgactccttctcctcctcctcatTTCCACCATTTCCCGGCGAAAAATCAGTAACTTCTGGCAAAACATGAACAAAGTCATCTTCAACCTCATGAGGCAagattatttcttcttcaatataAGAATGTAACCCAGATGAAGGCGACTTTACAATCCCATTGCTACGGCGAGAAATTTTGTCCCTTTTCTTGTTGTTACGGTTCTTCTTGGAGTAGTGTTCATTACTGCTCAAATGCTCCTCAAAAGCTTCAATGGCTTGATGAATTAACTCACGATTAGGAGACGAGTCCCACTTAAACCAATAGCTAGTGTAACAATCAAAACATTCGCAGTCAAAAACAGGGGATTTGTGGGTAATGAATTTCTTCTTGGAAAATTTGGGAGAAGGAGTAGTGGGTTTGAGGGACCTAGTGACCATATAAGCCAAGACTTCACGGTCTTCAAGAGAGAGGACTGAAGCTATAGCGAGAATAGCAGCAGGTAAGAGATTTAGTACAGAGAGAGTGTCTCTGTTTGATGTAGAAGAAGGGGAAGGATGAACTTTGTTTCTCATTTTCATGGTTTCTGGGTGGGGGAGAGTGGGTGGGTAGATGAGGTTTGATAATGATGAAAGAAGGGTTGCGAATGTTTGGTTGTAGtaattttgggggggggggggggggcgtttGAGAGAGAGAAAAGGAAAATTGGTAGGGTTTGATTTTCTTGATGGGCACGGCAGAGCGGAAGAAGGTCACATTACCTTAAGGGCTCGTTTGGTAATATCCAAATGATTAATCTAAGTTATGTATAACATAATAGAGTATTTGATTggttaaataagaaaaataatagaataacaatttcagtatttttttaatattatataatACTAGTTTCTCGACACGTGCTGCACGTATATGTCAAGTCATATAGTATactattttgtaaaataatatgagtattagtaaaataaaattttgaataaataattttaaataagaaCAACGTACAACTTTTTTTGTAAATGATTAATGGGGATCGTCTAATAGTGACATGTTTATCGAGGTCAAAATGATTGGATATTATTTGAATctactaaaataaatattcaaaggTTAATTAGGTGCATGAaatttttatttatctattttaattTTATGCGGTACAAATATGTAATCAAGCATAGCTCATCTAATATTTGTAGATAATATTTTTGGTGTAGGTTCTTTTCATCCTTTTTGATGGTTTTGTCATGACCAAGGCTATTGTTGttggaaaaaaaatactttattaaatttaaaaaaaatactctaATGAGACAACAGGAGAAAGTACATAAATTAAGAAGCAAGACTCCTAAATTGTCAAGCTAAACAAAAGATATTAACAAATGTAGGACACACTTAAGGTAAAAATTAGATGAGGTGGTTGAACTCCTACAACAAATGAAGTAACCAAACAAATGTAGGACACACTTAAGGTAAAAATTAGATGAGGTGATTGAACTCCTACAACAAATGAAGTAACCAATACAACACCAACAATTCTAGATTCTATTTTTGAATTAAGTGTTGCATACAAATATGAATAACGGACACAAGGATCAACttcgagaaaaaaaaaattatgctcTCTACTACTAACTCCCCATCGCCTTCCTTCATCCCTCCAAAGTCACCGGATATCCTGTCTTCCACCTCAATCAATGTCTTTACCATCCCCTATCACTACTCCTACCACTTTGGACACTACCATGATGATTGGTTCCATAGAGCCTCCAGAAAATACTACCTTTCCTACTAAAAAATCTTATCTCAATACCCTAATCTCTTCAAATGATACTACTGCACTAACTGCATCACATGAATTATCAAAATTTGGCTTGGTGCTAAATGATGAAGTGGATGCCCCAACCGATCCATCAAATTTCATTCCTATTTCTCTTGAGGAGAAAAATAGGATATATCAACCATGGCAACATGCAGTAATTGTAAAGGTATATGGTCGAAAGGTAGCACACCAAATACTTAGGCAAAAAATCTATACGTTATGGCAACCTACTGAAAATCTACCTCTAATTGATTTAGGATTGgattttttcttcttaaattccaaaaagaagaaaataaaaatcatgCGCTAGATGATGGACCTTGGTTCATTTTAAATCACTTTCTATCGGTTCGTCAATGGGAACCTAAATTTATGGCCTTTGAAACAAAAATCAATTACTCTACTATATGGTTGCGATTACCTGAATTATCTATGgaattttataattttcaaattcttcaGAAAGTAGGTAacaaaattggaaaattgttaACAGTTGATACATGTACTTCCTCCACAACTCGAGGAAGATATGCCAGGTTATGTGTTGAAATACCGGTAGACCAACCTTTACGTACACATATTTGCCTTGGAACTCATAAGCAAAATATCCTTTACGAAGGCCTAAACTTATTATATACTAAGTGTGGTCAGATGGGACATAATCAAAGGGTTTGTACCTATATACAAGATCAAAATATTAATTCTTCAACCAATCCCACCCCTAGTTTATCACCTAATCATGTTAAGCCCACTGAGGAATGGAAGACAGTGCAATTTCCCAAACGGAAAAGCTCCATACCAACTAATCCTCCCAAGGTAAATCAAATGCAAGCAGTAACACAGTTGGATGCTACTCCTACAAATGCTTCAGGTAAATATGTCTCTACTACCCCTAATAATCTATCATTTACAAAATTATCTCTTAATAGTACTAATCCTATACTTAATCCTTCTAATACTTCTCAACCACCTATAACCCATATACTAACGAATAATAAATTTGCTACATTAATAGACATGGATTTGAATCAGCCCAATCAAAGTAATGCAATAACTAATAATAATCTACTCCCTCCCTTAATCTCCAATCAAGTGGCTTTCCAGTCGGCCCAATCACAAAAGGAGCCAATGCCAAGCCATGCAAATAGACACGATAGGCTCTCCCACATGCAAACCATATTCCTTGTTCCAAACACTCATTACTCCTCACCCCAAGAAAACCTAATACATTCTCTACCCAATCACCCCACCGCTGGTTTACCAACACTAATGACTAACCCTATACCTTCCATGCAACTAGGGTATGATGAGCTCTCCACCCCTTCAAACCACTTCAACACACAACCAAAAAATCAGTCATTCAAACCGCCCAAACCTACCATACAATCAACTCAATCTATAGTTCACTCAgatttggaccttcttcataCCACTAATTCCAACACTATAATTACACCACCATCTCAATCCATCaatatagaaaatattttcaccAAATCTAACTTACCTTCGCAGATCACAAAATACACCCAGACAAACGCCTCATCGTCTCCACCACAACCTTTTACTAACTCCATTCTCCCACCCTCCACCACAACTGATAATGGAACCCAAAACTATCATTTACtgatgttctaaacgtcaataccacacaagagggggggatgatttgtgtggtacccaattttcgctctagaagaacctagttcttctaggtgttctaacaattactgtttgcggaataaaaagtacataaagtaaagaacatagagatttttacgtggaaaatacctggctcaaaagatgaaaaaaccatgacctactactcagtaggattttcccaaacttccactaaaatcactgagccaaaacaacatttacaaaactctttgtaaacctaaggattacctctaatcacGTTGTAGCACACatcctcaactgttgcgacaacttcaagttagcttataacttgaacactcaaagtacctaatacaattgcttctatgaaagctgaaaggtacaactttaaaccacctactacaattgaactagaataagaaaaaatacaatggaactggttcttctatctcgttcaagtagcttcaggagtgcacactcaaatctcacacaaattgcttgcaaaattgccttgctcttttgctttcaattttgtttaacttctgcgtttgtgcaatatctgtaaaagagaacaatcactgtcatttaataggttagaagTCAGATTTTATTTGGGACTCAATTTCTGATCTTctatcgtagttgagtccttgaagatatcaaactctaacactctctTTATCCAGATtatgttctcttcatataaggagactttctcccttatccaatatgcaaccttttctaTCAGATAatgagatattgctgcttgatcagtaggacttatctctTTCATGTGCATCTCATAtgtgtaggttgatcatgacagtgcttcacaagatggacttGGTCCATGActaagttcatttgtcattcttcaaaactttacATGTTCTttggccaacaaattccccctttttgacaatgacaaactctgtgctttttactgaTCAAAAaacctgtaagaactcagcttaaccatcaacactaaactttagaaaattttcttttcatcaaggaccaggttaattaggttataaatatcacttattccagaataatatgtaaagcacaatatctcttcccccttttggcatcatcgaaaagttgcatacacaATGTGAAttccagattttaataagtactcatggccactagggcaattgcaagtgcaatcatggtgcaatcatcagtaatcaaacaaacatatttaaactatcaaggtcaGAATAATCATTGAACAAGAGAAAACAGCAGTTGTCATTGAGAGAGATATATTGCCATTAAtaatccacaaaaagaaagaaaaacatccaaaccatgagcaaaaaacagaaaaatccctaatctgggtcactgggGTTACTAAAACTAGTTCAGGAGACAGAAACTAGGagtcctaaggcttggaggaactgGAGGGTTGAGTTTGGAGAAAATTCAGCATGttttgaagaattccatcattcttctccttttcttttgcaagCTCAATTCTGAGACCATCCCTCTCAGCTTCCACTTCAAccacacgagccttgagcctagcaatttcagcatccttagcTGCACATTCCTGAAATAAAGTCCTAACCTTGCTGTTGATGGGTGTCCTCAAGGATGAAACGGGTTCAACTGGGATGACATTGACTCGATAGTCACAAGTAAGAAGAGTTTTGATGCTAAAGTGTTCTTTGCTcgaggccatttcccatttctttagAGGCACATTGAGCCTGTCCGGAACTGTGGTTAGTATGAAGCCATATggggtagcatgagccttggaaTCATTTATGACCCTGTCTAGCAGTTGACTATGAGTGTAAGCCAGTTGATTTGCTTTCCTCTCTCCAAGCATTCCATAAGAACCAGATCCATGTAGTTGGCAGTGTGCCTTCTCTCATGTCTTGGCAATAAGAACATTTTGACAAATTCAAACACCACCTTGTGCTGAGGCCTCATCTCACTTTTCTGCACAGCTCTGGCTTCATTCACATTCTCTAAATCACAGAACCTTTTGGTGATTTCAAGGGCAGTGGGGAGGGAGTCCAGGCATGGCCACCTTTGCCTAGTATatcatcaaacccttcagagggtatgtCCAGAACCTCTCCCAGTTTTACAACATCAAACTGCACTTGAACTCCCTTCACATGGCTACTGACAACTCCATCCTTAACAGCAACATTTTCCATAAATTCAATCAACTCATTTCTAGCTAGCCTACCTTCCATctaaaggaccatgtccttccatccctgAGCAGCCAAGGAGTCTACCAATCTCATCATCCCTGGTTCCACCAGGTCCTTCAACAATCTACCTTTTAAGATTTTTCTTCTGCCAAAAATGGCAAGCTTATCCTGTTCCTTCTCagattcatcatcatcatcatcatcatcatcatcatcatcatcatcatcatcatcatcatcttcttcttcttcttcttcttcttcttcttcttcttcttcttcttcttcttcttcttcttcttcttcttcttcttcttcttcttcttcttcttcttcttcttcttcttcttcttcttcttcttcttcttcttcttcttcttcttcttcttcttcttcttcttcttcttcttcttcttcttcttcttcttcttcttcttctccactccaatcatcatcatcagaaactTTGGTTTGTTTATCTTTCACTGCAgatcttgtcctcttggctagtgTGGGTTCAGCAGCTGCAGGCACAAAGGACGACTTCTTAGAGGAAGTCTTGGATTTCTTAGGCTTGAGTGTAGGAACCTCCACTGTTGTACCCCTCtcttgatggaccagttccatctctTCTTCCTCAACAGCCTCTGAGGATTCTGcaacctttccctttcccttatcttttttcttttcttgctttcttctaaaGCCTTTTGTAGATCAGCTTCACTCTATTTTACCCTACTTCTTATGGCTCTACCCCTAGGCACTGAAGAGGCAGTAGGTGTTGGGGATGtggctttttcttttcttggataGATTGGGAACATTTGGGGCTTTAGGTGTAGTAACTTTGCATTTCTTTGGGTTATAACTTGCCCCAACCTTTTTTAGTAGGTCAGCCAATGTTTCTTCAGTAGATAAAACGAGTTCATCTCTTTGTTTGCTTagatgaaccaacccctcagcTGCTTCCCCATAACCACTTCCCTCTGACTTCATGCCACTCTCATCTAACCTATCTTGTGCAACCCCATATATAGCAAGAACTGCTCCCTTCCCTTTTCCCTtctcttcaccacatgcaccctctatctctttttctttttcaaacttCTCTTTACCTCCACTCCTACTCATCTCAGGCAACTCAACATCCCTAATGGGTCCAACTAGAACAAATCTAGTTTCTAAGTTTTCAACCATAGAAGAACTTACCTCAGAAGGAGATTCTTAAGTCTTTTCAGAGCCAGAAGACCCATGTCCATCTCCCTCAGTCGCGGATTGAAAGGATTTAGACTCAGAGCTAGATCAGACTTTGGAGCTGGGCTTTCTTTCACTTGGatagctttcaacctttcatttaaAACCTTCCTCAAAGCCCCAAATGCTACAGTCTTTCGAGCAAGCATTTTCTGCcttcaaaacctaggttttggagaTGCACTTGGTGGAGTAGATGAGGATGAATTTGAGGGAGATGGTGGTGGAGGACTGCCAGGATGATCTTGTGGGTTAAACATGATTTTttgtttcttgagagaatttgggaattttggagaagagGGCAATTAGAATTGAAGAGGAATTTTTGACGGTTTTAGAATTATGAAGAAGACTGGAGATGTGGTGTGTATTTAAAGTGAATTAGACATTAAGTAAGTAATGACAGCTTTTTCAAGGGTCaaatagaagtctaatcaaactgaaattCCAGAATTTTAATGATAGATTTGGCTTCCCTAGATATTAGGCAAAAATCACGGTTTAGAGTTCTAGATGGACGAAACTGTTTCAATGCTCAAcggatagaattttctaggaatttaacaagtataggacttctgctcataattgaattattaatctttatAATTGtacagagtatagaaaacatacctgagctttcatatgaacccatactgatgaaccaggttcttcatatagaactctcttgaacatgcttcaaatgccataatagagaaaatgttgtaagagatcagtgagtcatatatacacatgtcacaggagtatactaattaaagtatgaagctgagtaagaattaatctagatGAGTAAGacttaatctagatatttacacaggTTCAAAATTCCTAgccaaaaatatataaattttttttcattgtgcattctgagctggacctattaggtgatcttaatcatccctaattccaacctgttcctttcaaagttttctctac is a genomic window containing:
- the LOC107815459 gene encoding uncharacterized protein LOC107815459, which codes for MKMRNKVHPSPSSTSNRDTLSVLNLLPAAILAIASVLSLEDREVLAYMVTRSLKPTTPSPKFSKKKFITHKSPVFDCECFDCYTSYWFKWDSSPNRELIHQAIEAFEEHLSSNEHYSKKNRNNKKRDKISRRSNGIVKSPSSGLHSYIEEEIILPHEVEDDFVHVLPEVTDFSPGNGGNEEEEKESQVKDVAVPLPETTVLTRGTAANGGHKGLARKVLPDVLGLFNSRLWNLWSPKV